ATCCTTAAACTGTTCAATATTATACTCATTACTTGAACTATCAATACTGAAAGATTTGGTACCATTAAATTTGTTTTTTCTATCTCCTTGTTTTTTTATTGTTACCTCGCCCCATCTTTCAGTTGCTACGCGCATAAAATTACACCAATAGTTATACTAAATATATAATCTATTTACTTAATAAACTTTTTGGTATTGAGATTTTTGTGTCTTATCCCAAAATCATTTCCCTTGCGGAAATGTTATTGGGGTATGGCAAAGCTCAACGACAAAAAGATTGCCTGGATAATCAAGATGAAAGAGCGTGGCCTTAGTTCTAGTGAGATTGCCTTCATCCAAAAAGTTACCCTTAGAAGGGTAAATCAAATTTACCTGTACTACAAAAAGACCGGCTCAAGGCCAATTCTAAGGCCACCTGGTCGTCCTGAAGAGCCGCTTGAAGAAAAAGAGATAAAGAGGATAAGAGAGATACATTGTGAGTACAAAGTTGGAGCTTGCCTTATAGAAATAATGCTAAGGCTTGAGGGGATTAAAGTGTCTCATAA
The sequence above is a segment of the Methanofastidiosum sp. genome. Coding sequences within it:
- a CDS encoding IS481 family transposase produces the protein MAKLNDKKIAWIIKMKERGLSSSEIAFIQKVTLRRVNQIYLYYKKTGSRPILRPPGRPEEPLEEKEIKRIREIHCEYKVGACLIEIMLRLEGIKVSH